One genomic segment of Marinitoga piezophila KA3 includes these proteins:
- a CDS encoding LptA/OstA family protein, which yields MKKWLFLLISVLLFSIALADTIHVSAITVNGGDDFYVLKNDVKVIKNDLEVLTDLATVTLVNEEWRNLESSGDIFIKTDTMEATSNLLKYDLKKDIGTLSGDVETTIKLKEDNKIIYIFCDKIEFNNKDKTYSGNMKSDDGLVKILKDDYVIFAKSFEYDENTKILVLKDNVTIKNDVKKINMKTSKATFKTDKNEISAQRVQLTLEIKNDNEKEEEENK from the coding sequence ATGAAAAAATGGTTGTTTTTATTAATCAGTGTTCTTTTATTTTCCATTGCACTTGCTGATACTATTCATGTAAGTGCAATAACCGTTAATGGTGGAGATGATTTTTATGTACTAAAAAATGATGTAAAGGTTATTAAAAATGATTTAGAAGTATTAACAGACCTCGCTACCGTAACTTTAGTAAATGAAGAATGGCGAAACCTCGAATCTTCAGGTGATATTTTTATTAAAACAGATACTATGGAAGCAACTTCTAATCTTTTAAAATATGATTTAAAAAAGGATATAGGTACTCTTTCAGGCGATGTTGAAACTACAATAAAATTAAAAGAAGACAATAAAATTATATATATTTTTTGTGATAAAATTGAATTTAATAATAAAGATAAAACATATTCTGGAAATATGAAAAGTGATGATGGTTTAGTAAAAATTTTAAAAGATGATTATGTAATTTTCGCAAAAAGTTTTGAATACGATGAAAATACAAAAATTCTTGTATTAAAGGATAATGTAACAATAAAAAATGATGTAAAAAAGATAAATATGAAAACATCAAAAGCTACCTTTAAAACAGATAAAAACGAAATATCTGCACAAAGAGTACAATTAACTCTTGAAATAAAAAATGATAATGAAAAAGAAGAGGAGGAAAATAAATGA
- a CDS encoding patatin-like phospholipase family protein — protein sequence MSQIKIASGDFKYGLYWNAGVVSSFYEKKLNPFLKLSGISVLMPFFISKYKRNFFGKMIEFIENTKILNKFVFKDRIYENLYNQATALLKLNKKKQFEFESHTELTKELKAYFGNTKLSDLGDFFLIEAYDIKDNTIYYFQREELFVDALVASLSSPPYFKYYEYNDKFLIPSAEISLSPLNIENYDIITSYECSIKLPKPRNGAEILLYSFFLRKKELFGIITKDKDVICPQKVEFSALNAKTYMYAKRLADKWISDKLEGNK from the coding sequence ATGTCGCAAATTAAAATTGCTTCTGGTGATTTTAAATACGGATTGTACTGGAATGCTGGAGTTGTTTCTTCTTTTTATGAAAAAAAATTAAATCCATTCTTAAAATTATCCGGTATAAGCGTTTTAATGCCGTTCTTTATTTCGAAATATAAAAGAAATTTTTTTGGAAAAATGATTGAATTCATTGAAAATACAAAAATTTTAAATAAGTTTGTGTTTAAAGACAGAATATATGAAAATTTATATAATCAAGCAACTGCGTTATTAAAATTAAACAAAAAAAAGCAATTTGAGTTCGAATCACATACAGAACTCACTAAAGAATTAAAAGCATATTTTGGAAATACAAAATTATCAGATTTAGGAGATTTTTTTCTAATCGAAGCATATGATATAAAAGATAATACAATATATTATTTTCAAAGAGAAGAATTATTCGTTGATGCATTAGTAGCCTCATTATCTTCACCTCCATATTTCAAATACTATGAATATAATGACAAATTTTTAATTCCCAGTGCAGAAATTTCACTATCGCCATTAAATATAGAAAATTATGACATAATAACCTCTTATGAATGTTCAATAAAATTACCAAAACCAAGAAATGGTGCTGAAATATTACTTTATTCGTTCTTTTTGAGAAAAAAGGAATTATTTGGTATAATTACTAAAGATAAAGATGTAATCTGCCCTCAAAAAGTGGAATTCTCTGCTTTAAATGCAAAAACTTATATGTACGCAAAAAGATTAGCTGACAAATGGATTAGCGATAAATTGGAGGGAAACAAATGA
- a CDS encoding patatin-like phospholipase family protein: MKKEYGLALGSGGIRGMAHIALIEYLENKYEMHPVVITGCSAGSLIGGLYALEPDINSVYKKLSYSLKNFDTEIKSMKKSLDSKISGFTKLLSSMGIMKNEVLFRMLKPLFYKKKFSDCKIPFGVVALNIEEEKTEEITEGYLLDAIMASSNVPGAFTPTLLGGMELLDGGVLEEVPIQLCRKMGANYVVASHIPSTNKSLSSGFNYINYISSLSIDLVTDLKLSDADEPYIFESQYSWYEFDKYEEIYNEAKTKLAQQKSGEINVAN, from the coding sequence ATGAAAAAAGAATACGGATTAGCGCTTGGAAGCGGCGGAATAAGGGGAATGGCACATATAGCATTAATTGAATATCTTGAAAATAAATATGAAATGCACCCAGTTGTAATAACTGGGTGCAGTGCTGGTTCATTAATAGGTGGATTATATGCTTTAGAACCAGATATAAATTCAGTATATAAAAAACTTTCTTATTCATTAAAAAATTTTGATACTGAAATAAAATCTATGAAAAAAAGTCTTGATTCAAAAATTTCTGGATTTACAAAATTGCTTTCCTCCATGGGAATTATGAAAAATGAAGTTCTATTTAGAATGTTAAAACCTTTGTTTTATAAGAAAAAATTTTCTGATTGTAAGATACCTTTTGGTGTTGTTGCTCTAAATATCGAAGAAGAAAAAACAGAAGAAATCACAGAAGGATATCTATTAGATGCCATTATGGCATCTTCAAATGTTCCTGGTGCTTTTACACCTACATTATTAGGGGGAATGGAATTATTAGATGGCGGAGTGCTTGAAGAAGTCCCAATACAACTTTGCAGAAAAATGGGAGCGAATTATGTTGTAGCTTCACATATTCCTTCTACGAATAAAAGTTTAAGTAGTGGATTTAATTATATAAATTATATTTCATCATTGAGTATAGATTTAGTTACAGATTTAAAACTTTCAGATGCTGATGAACCATATATATTTGAATCACAATATTCATGGTATGAGTTTGATAAATACGAGGAAATTTACAACGAGGCAAAGACCAAACTAGCCCAACAAAAGAGTGGTGAAATAAATGTCGCAAATTAA
- a CDS encoding PEGA domain-containing protein has product MKKNKIFLLLFFIVFSILSFSYQLKIFAPKGALIYIDGQYIKAVKNTFESIDISSGTHTVTIKKFGYEDYIKTMDISSDTELRVSLIPLASLKIISNIEQFYVQYNNKKFLVNNHDTITVPVNIKDFYFTFDNYKPQKLQIDLKPFETRELYLTFIPEGMIKITSNPTSILYINNVKIGETPYSTVLNKGVNYKLKFERKDYITIEKNINITEKVKDISVQLKKGINLYVDSSPRNALVVINNKKYGYTPGNFVVPEGTLNIVVSKIGYISKRLTINLDKKTKSKQLFFELYENSRTVFFKDVKNLEFYLDGKYIGKEVEELELDGMPHIIEIVSKNDKNLFFRYIIHKDDPKQIVLNPKLYTSIEVLSSIDKVLTYIGDKFAFTPSTILIDTMQETKKIDIYYLNAKKMTTIRKNRSQTVFLTEDKNVGALSLFTTSSRALIYIDGNYENTGYLIGKVLKTGTHNITFKFPDGNIYNIDVSISQYNHKVVFFSRANLVPVKIYNRKGYDLFVDDVKYTGSEVNLRLEYGVHKIALYKGNLKIKEKYIYFTDEGKFINVDNWY; this is encoded by the coding sequence ATGAAAAAGAATAAAATATTCCTGCTTTTATTTTTTATTGTCTTTAGTATATTATCCTTTTCATATCAATTAAAAATTTTTGCTCCAAAAGGTGCTTTAATCTATATCGATGGTCAGTATATTAAAGCTGTAAAAAATACTTTTGAATCCATCGATATTTCATCTGGAACTCATACAGTTACTATAAAAAAGTTTGGATATGAAGATTACATCAAAACCATGGATATTTCTTCTGATACCGAACTTAGGGTCTCTTTAATTCCTCTTGCCTCATTAAAAATTATATCAAATATTGAGCAATTTTATGTACAATATAACAATAAAAAATTCCTGGTAAATAATCATGATACGATAACAGTTCCAGTTAATATTAAAGATTTTTATTTTACTTTTGACAATTATAAACCTCAAAAATTACAAATTGACTTAAAACCTTTCGAAACCAGAGAATTATATTTAACCTTTATACCTGAAGGCATGATAAAAATAACTTCCAATCCAACATCAATATTATATATTAACAATGTAAAGATTGGTGAAACACCTTATTCTACAGTTTTAAATAAAGGAGTAAACTATAAACTAAAATTTGAGCGTAAAGATTATATCACTATTGAAAAAAACATTAATATTACTGAAAAAGTTAAAGATATATCTGTTCAATTAAAAAAGGGAATTAATTTATATGTGGACTCTTCACCAAGAAATGCTCTTGTTGTTATTAATAATAAAAAATACGGATATACACCTGGTAATTTCGTAGTCCCAGAAGGAACATTAAATATTGTAGTTTCTAAAATTGGATATATTTCAAAAAGACTAACCATAAACCTTGATAAAAAAACAAAATCCAAACAGTTATTTTTCGAATTATACGAAAATAGCAGAACTGTATTCTTTAAGGATGTCAAAAATTTAGAATTTTATCTTGATGGAAAATATATTGGCAAAGAAGTTGAGGAATTAGAATTAGATGGGATGCCGCATATTATAGAAATTGTATCTAAAAACGATAAAAATCTCTTTTTTAGATATATTATACATAAAGACGATCCAAAACAAATTGTTTTAAATCCAAAATTATATACATCTATAGAAGTTTTATCTTCAATTGATAAAGTCTTAACCTACATAGGTGATAAATTCGCATTTACTCCTTCAACAATATTGATAGATACAATGCAGGAAACCAAAAAAATTGATATTTATTATTTAAACGCAAAAAAAATGACAACTATTAGAAAAAATAGATCACAAACTGTATTTTTAACAGAAGATAAAAATGTTGGGGCGCTTTCATTATTTACAACATCTTCCAGAGCTTTAATATATATAGACGGAAATTATGAAAATACTGGATATCTAATAGGAAAAGTTTTAAAAACTGGAACACATAACATCACTTTTAAATTTCCTGATGGAAATATATATAATATAGATGTTTCTATTTCACAATATAATCATAAGGTTGTTTTCTTCTCGAGAGCAAATCTTGTACCCGTAAAAATATACAATAGAAAAGGATATGATTTATTTGTTGATGATGTAAAATATACAGGTTCAGAAGTAAATTTAAGGTTGGAATACGGTGTCCATAAAATTGCATTATATAAAGGAAATTTAAAAATCAAAGAAAAATACATTTATTTCACCGACGAAGGAAAATTTATTAACGTCGATAATTGGTATTAA
- a CDS encoding MarR family winged helix-turn-helix transcriptional regulator has product MEKTRVQNFEKIIRDICFKVKVEGRKIIKNSDISPAQFDLLQILYFRGPKRVTDISLILGITKSTTTGLINRLEASGYLEKVKDKRDKRVTTITITEKGKNVIDEVIKARVEFMQKVLDKMKKPEEVMDRLECLDKMINEVRENEKE; this is encoded by the coding sequence ATGGAAAAAACAAGAGTTCAAAACTTCGAAAAAATTATACGCGATATATGTTTCAAAGTTAAAGTTGAAGGAAGAAAAATTATAAAAAACAGTGATATTTCCCCTGCACAATTTGATTTACTCCAAATTTTATATTTCAGAGGTCCAAAAAGAGTCACAGATATCAGCCTTATTTTAGGAATTACTAAAAGTACTACAACAGGTCTTATTAATAGATTAGAAGCTTCTGGCTATTTAGAAAAAGTAAAAGATAAAAGAGATAAAAGAGTTACTACAATAACTATAACAGAAAAAGGTAAAAATGTTATTGATGAGGTTATAAAAGCTCGTGTTGAATTTATGCAAAAGGTTTTAGATAAAATGAAAAAACCAGAAGAAGTTATGGATCGTCTCGAGTGTCTTGATAAAATGATAAATGAGGTGAGGGAAAATGAAAAAGAATAA